One Phoenix dactylifera cultivar Barhee BC4 unplaced genomic scaffold, palm_55x_up_171113_PBpolish2nd_filt_p 000085F, whole genome shotgun sequence DNA segment encodes these proteins:
- the LOC103706192 gene encoding autophagy-related protein 2-like isoform X2, with protein MFSRWDFLRSTAIKRVCKFLLKKKLGEFILGDIDLDQLDVQLGSGTIHLSDLALNVDLLNQKLAGAAVLVKEGSIKSLSIKIPWKRKNCQIEVEVLELVLAPFVQSYTSAMDSDSLMPNCDKEQHTCIDSEKIELGEVKENSGSISRDVHEGVKTIAKIVKWFLTSFHVRINEIFVAYDPHSDVEERRSAFHKSLVLRIKEIEFGTCVCEDAMAKLTNFVKFQEALIEFLHLEDVDNFPQLHSGSETGFSETYAKKSTVTILTGPSGGFSGTLNLSIPWENGSLDIRKVNADVSVDSVELKVQPSSINWLIAIWESLKNVSTAQQRNIYKAADSPDRKCRFYSCSSTSGSAMPDSDKVTPGSGNYSNDIFRTINQDGASDALLTRTHLIHNWVPESIDLEDQTDLEPDYGASIDEFFECFDGMRTYRANSGTSGIWNWTCSVFSAISVASNLASGSGHVPTEQNVETSLRATIAEISVVLSFIDEDQTQSYDSSDSLLNGQSFNSYMSCHSTMNIEESTLSTVNSMKIHHLEARCQHLTLDLQTYPQIMKFGASLKQIKVDEYYDSRNRAEGSKFPDYKNDSYYQMLLNQHLQAQVQAALPPYPFSTQDHDSESSVTNCRNGLIKVTLLESLDICRCQYSVSSTGLDGKKMASTSFSVHLPPFVLWVHFPLVNTLLNLFKQVEYSFKKSSMNKDFVTNVQSERHNSSSLGDAESGNISYLTTMSQTASLQGNIVLSQARVIVCFPSEYYGDYRHSASLDKFIVLEHSSSVGDFVDFLQLPKESAPKDAYCTPATSVHLHMGNLDIYFVKSSSENSLVDGSHASDKQPFSAVKILSVTNRSNGYHSGITMLWQKGPVTGPWMASRTWSLSKLHDQSRNKVVRERAEYSSVVTATEDLDGTSSSIRQELILSSAFLFHVKFSHVCINLHSHDYKLLNQLLNYLLDELSSGAHGTDTNYEGIRNEQSSPNVCVASQTSVRVECDLLDICITLDEVIEVSHLIQKELQGSWNCLKLKVTKFELLSASNIGGISKAKFSWLNHGEGELWGSILNRNENASEVTEDLLLITCKNSAIRRGDGDGTNALSFISAGTTVTHIWNPQSCQSYMSIIVRGGTIVAPGGRLDWISAICLYFSLPSQENEQSGNGKASVNGAASETLFFLDLVDIALSFEPHIKDPIIANGVSKREHSCSTESNEEIEREYVACLLAAASLSLSNYTKANSSTVNYNIQLQDAGLLICESTGTRKGSDGYHVGCLQEIGYVKVSQIALVEAVLRSKGLHWEIECSESHISLDTCHDTAYGLLHLVAQLQQLYAPDVEDALMHLQSRWNTIQQAQEDCSSNDVADNSESTAVGLGFEKSSPASGEGCVSVGLLDEILENAFYINGEYRSPSGHCDIQSNVSLDEYVLGDRFKLNINNSTASNASSLIIPKDGSSYGSETGNTQQPSMHKQGSAQLIESYYASDLLQPSTLTAGHHSPKEDHKSRFDNTARRDMECGKGGWYQDSSLVIVENHISKIFSQPEGKQHKEGDFTSSNFGPAEYHIPKGRILLKNIDVRWRMYSGLDWIKPSKNPYNSLKGRDGSACLEFTLSGLNLQYDMYPDGEICVSKLSVSAQDFHLYDMSRDAPWKMVLGYYHSKDHPRESCAKAFKLDLEAVRPDPSTPLEDYRLHLEFLPMRLHLDQDQLNFLISFFGKDSFVDEPPSPPNNLSESVTSGRKSRSFGSQTIMEEALLPFFQKCVVRPLVVRVDYIPRHFDPAALRRGNYAELLNLVAWKGIDLHLKHVCAVGVYGWNSICEMVLGEWLEDISHNQVHKLLKGLAPIRSLFAVSSGTSKLVLSPVKSYRKDHKLLKGIQRGAIAFIRSISIEAVGLGVHLAAGAHEILLQTEYFLTSIPSSGSLSETNRRKSNIRSNQPEDAQQGIRQGCRHGHPCNLTAQIFIEGVNHRKKGLMRVLVMVLVGLPLLYLRLL; from the exons TTGGCTGGGGCAGCAGTTCTTGTGAAAGAAGGATCTATTAAATCCCTATCAATTAAAATTCCATGGAAGCGAAAAAACTGTCAGATAGAAGTGGAAGTGCTTGAGCTTGTCCTTGCACCGTTTGTCCAGAGCTATACTTCTGCCATGGATTCTGATTCTTTGATGCCTAATTGTGATAAAGAACAACATACGTGCATTGATTCAGAGAAGATTGAGCTGGGAGAAGTCAAGGAAAACTCTGGTTCTATTTCTCGAGATGTTCATGAAGGAGTGAAGACAATTGCTAAGATTGTGAAATGGTTTCTTACAAGCTTTCATGTaagaataaatgaaatttttgtTGCATATGATCCCCATTCAGATGTGGAAGAAAGGAGATCAGCATTCCATAAATCCTTGGTTCTCCGAATTAAAGAAATAGAGTTTGGAACATGTGTTTGTGAAGATGCTATGGCTAAGTTGACTAATTTTGTAAAATTTCAAGAAGCACTCATCGAGTTTCTTCATTTAGAGGATGTTGATAATTTCCCGCAGCTCCATAGTGGTTCAGAAACGGGCTTTAGCGaaacatatgcaaaaaaaagtACTGTTACAATCTTGACTGGGCCAAGTGGTGGATTCTCAGGGACATTGAACTTAAGCATACCATGGGAAAATGGATCTTTGGATATTCGTAAAGTTAATGCAGATGTCTCAGTTGATTCTGTGGAACTGAAGGTGCAACCCAGCAGTATCAATTGGCTCATAGCCATATGGGAATCCCTCAAGAATGTGAGCACAGCTCAACAGAGAAATATTTACAAGGCTGCAGATTCACCTGACCGTAAATGTAGATTTTATAGCTGTTCATCTACCTCAGGTTCTGCTATGCCAGATTCAGACAAAGTCACACCAGGCAGTGGAAACTATTCAAATGACATATTTCGTACAATCAATCAAGATGGTGCTTCAGATGCTTTGCTTACAAGAACACATTTAATTCACAACTGGGTGCCAGAATCCATTGATCTAGAAGACCAAACTGATTTAGAGCCAGATTATGGTGCAAG CATTGATGAGTTCTTTGAATGTTTTGATGGAATGAGGACTTACCGGGCAAATTCAGGAACTAGTGGTATATGGAACTGGACCTGTTCTGTTTTCAGTGCAATAAGTGTTGCATCTAATCTTGCTTCTGGATCAGGACATGTTCCTACAG AACAAAATGTTGAGACTAGTTTACGAGCTACTATTGCTGAGATTTCTGTTGTCCTTTCCTTCATTGATGAAGATCAGACACAGTCATATGATTCCAGCGATTCATTATTAAATGgccaaagttttaattcttacatgAGCTGTCACTCAACAATGAATATAGAGGAGTCAACCTTGAGTACCGTTAATTCTATGAAAATACACCATCTTGAAGCAAGGTGTCAACATCTGACTCTTGATTTGCAG ACTTATCCTCAAATCATGAAGTTTGGAGCATCACTCAAGCAAATTAAGGTTGATGAGTATTATGATAGTAGGAACCGTGCTGAGGGATCTAAGTTCCCTGATTACAAGAATGATTCCTATTACCAAATGCTATTAAATCAGCATTTGCAGGCACAAGTTCAAGCTGCTCTTCCACCATATCCTTTTTCCACCCAAGACCATGATTCAGAATCTTCTGTCACTAATTGTAGGAATGGACTGATCAAGGTTACATTGTTGGAATCTCTTGATATATGCCGCTGTCAGTATTCTGTCAGTTCCACAGGTTTAGATGGCAAGAAAATGGCATCAACATCTTTCTCTGTTCATCTGCCACCATTTGTTTTGTGGGTTCACTTTCCGTTAGTAAATACGCTGCTTAATCTCTTCAAACAAGTTGAATATTCATTTAAGAAAAGCAGCATGAACAAGGATTTTGTGACTAATGTTCAGTCTGAAAGGCATAATTCTTCCTCTCTTGGTGATGCTGAAAGTGGCAATATTTCTTACTTAACAACTATGTCTCAAACAGCAAGTCTGCAAGGGAATATAGTCCTTTCTCAGGCAAGGGTCATAGTGTGCTTTCCTTCTGAATATTATGGAGATTACAGACATTCAGCCTCTTTGGATAAGTTTATTGTTCTTGAACATTCTTCCAGTGTGGGAGATTTTGTGGATTTTCTTCAACTTCCAAAAGAAAGTGCTCCAAAAGATGCTTACTGTACACCTGCCACTTCTGTCCATCTACATATGGGAAATTTAGACATTTACTTTGTTAAATCTTCAAGTGAAAATTCTTTGGTGGATGGGTCCCATGCATCAGACAAGCAACCCTTTTCTGCCGTGAAGATTCTCTCTGTCACCAACAGATCAAATGGCTATCATTCTGGAATTACGATGCTTTGGCAGAAGGGTCCTGTGACTGGTCCTTGGATGGCAAGCAGAACTTGGAGTTTGTCCAAATTACATGATCAAAGTAGGAATAAAGTGGTCAGAGAAAGGGCTGAGTATTCCTCGGTGGTGACAGCTACAGAAGACCTTGACGGGACAAGTTCAAGTATTCGTCAAGAGCTGATTCTGAGTTCTGCATTTTTATTTCATGTTAAATTTTCTCATGTTTGTATTAATCTTCATAGTCATGATTATAAATTGCTAAATCAGCTGCTTAATTATCTGTTGGATGAATTGTCTAGTGGAGCCCATGGTACGGACACTAATTATGAGGGGATCAGAAATGAACAATCGTCCCCAAATGTCTGTGTTGCATCTCAAACATCTGTTCGTGTGGAATGTGATCTCCTGGACATTTGCATTACCCTAGATGAAGTAATAGAAGTCAGTCACTTGATACAGAAGGAACTACAGGGATCATGGAATTGCCTTAAATTGAAAGTTACGAAGTTTGAGTTGCTTTCTGCATCAAATATTGGTGGAATTAGCAAAGCAAAATTTTCATGGCTTAACCATGGCGAGGGTGAATTGtggggttccatcttaaataggaaTGAAAATGCTTCTGAAGTAACTGAAGATCTTCTTCTAATCACCTGTAAAAACTCTGCCATCAGAAGGGGTGATGGTGATGGTACTAATGCATTATCTTTTATCTCTGCGGGTACTACTGTTACACACATCTGGAATCCACAGTCATGTCAAAGCTACATGTCCATAATCGTTCGTGGTGGGACAATAGTTGCTCCTGGTGGTCGCTTGGATTGGATCAGTGCAATATGCTTATATTTTAGTTTGCCTTCTCAAGAGAATGAACAGTCAGGCAATGGTAAAGCTTCAGTTAATGGTGCTGCTTCTGAAACATTATTCTTTCTTGATTTGGTGGATATTGCTTTGAGTTTTGAGCCCCACATCAAAGATCCTATAATCGCTAATGGAGTTTCCAAAAGAGAGCATAGTTGTAGTACTGAATCTAAtgaagagatagagagagaatatGTGGCATGCCTTTTAGCTGCAGCATCATTAAGCCTTTCTAATTACACCAAGGCAAACTCGTCTACTGTTAATTACAATATCCAACTACAAGATGCAGGACTTCTTATCTGTGAATCGACTGGCACAAGAAAGGGCAGTGATGGTTATCATGTAGGTTGTCTGCAAGAGATCGGCTATGTAAAAGTTTCCCAGATTGCTCTTGTTGAGGCTGTTCTTAGAAGTAAAGGTCTTCATTGGGAAATTGAATGTTCAGAATCGCATATCAGCCTTGATACCTGCCATGACACAGCTTATGGTCTTTTACATTTGGTTGCTCAACTTCAACAGCTTTATGCACCTGATGTGGAGGATGCTCTTATGCATTTACAATCAAGGTGGAATACTATTCAGCAAGCTCAAGAAGATTGCAGTTCAAATGATGTGGCAGATAACTCTGAAAGCACTGCTGTTGGTTTGGGTTTTGAGAAGAGTTCGCCAGCTAGTGGTGAAGGCTGTGTATCTGTTGGACTGCTGGATGAGATACTTGAGAATGCTTTTTATATTAATGGGGAATACAGATCTCCATCTGGTCATTGCGACATACAATCTAATGTTTCCCTTGATGAATATGTGCTTGGAGATAGGTTTAAGTTGAACATAAACAACTCTACGGCTAGCAATGCTTCTTCTCTGATTATTCCTAAGGATGGTTCATCGTATGGTTCAGAAACAGGAAACACTCAGCAACCATCTATGCACAAACAAGGCTCAGCTCAACTTATTGAAAGCTATTATGCATCTGACTTACTTCAGCCGTCAACATTAACTGCAGGCCATCATTCACCTAAGGAAGATCACAAATCTAGATTCGATAATACCGCTCGTCGGGACATGGAATGTGGAAAGGGTGGTTGGTACCAGGACAGTTCTCTAGTGATAGTAGAGAaccatatttcaaaaatattcaGTCAGCCTGAAGGAAAACAACACAAAGAAGGGGATTTTACTTCCAGCAATTTTGGTCCTGCTGAGTACCATATTCCAAAAGGAAGGATACTTcttaaaaatattgatgtgAGATGGAGAATGTATTCTGGACTTGACTGGATTAAGCCAAGCAAAAATCCTTACAATAGTTTGAAAGGAAGAGATGGTAGTGCCTGCCTAGAATTTACTTTGTCAGGGTTGAATCTTCAATATGACATGTATCCTGATGGAGAAATTTGTGTATCAAAGCTTTCTGTTTCTGCTCAGGACTTTCATCTTTATGACATGAGCAGAGATGCCCCTTGGAAGATG GTTCTGGGTTATTACCATtcaaaagatcatccaagagaaTCCTGTGCCAAAGCATTTAAGTTAGACTTAGAAGCAGTAAGACCAGACCCATCAACACCTCTAGAGGACTACAG GTTACATCTTGAGTTTTTGCCAATGCGGCTGCATCTTGATCAAGACCAACTCAACTTCCTCATCAGCTTCTTTGGCAAGGATTCATTTGTTGATGAGCCTCCCAGTCCGCCTAATAATTTGAGTGAGTCTGTCACATCAGGAAGAAAAAGCAGGAGCTTTGGGAGCCAAACTATTATGGAGGAGGCATTACTTCCTTTCTTCCAG AAATGTGTTGTAAGGCCCTTGGTTGTGCGTGTTGACTACATTCCTCGGCATTTTGATCCAGCAGCACTAAGAAGAGGAAACTATGCAGAACTTCTCAACTTAGTTGCATGGAAG GGAATTGACTTACATCTCAAACATGTTTGTGCTGTTGGTGTTTATGGGTGGAATAGCATCTGTGAAATGGTACTTGGGGAATGGTTGGAAGATATTTCTCACAACCAG GTTCATAAATTATTAAAAGGGCTTGCTCCTATAAGGTCATTGTTTGCTGTCAGTTCTGGCACGTCTAAATTGGTTTTATCTCCAGTTAAAAGTTACAGGAAAGATCACAAGTTGCTTAAGGGAATACAAAGAG GGGCAATAGCTTTTATTAGAAGCATTTCAATTGAAGCTGTTGGGCTAGGGGTGCATTTGGCAGCTGGAGCCCATGAGATCTTGCTTCAAACAGAATACTTCCTTACAAGCATTCCATCATCTGGATCATTATCTGAAACGAACAGAAGAAAAAGTAATATAAGATCTAATCAACCTGAAGATGCACAACAAGGGATCCGCCAG GGTTGTAGACATGGTCATCCATGCAACTTGACTGCTCAGATCTTCATTGAAGGAGTGAACCACAGAAAAAAAGG GCTTATGAGAGTCTTAGTGATGGTCTTAGTAGGACTGCCTCTGCTCTACTTAAGACTCCTCTAA